The following are encoded together in the Daucus carota subsp. sativus chromosome 5, DH1 v3.0, whole genome shotgun sequence genome:
- the LOC108220468 gene encoding ras-related protein RABA1f-like — MAAYRGDDDYDYLFKVVIIGDSGVGKSNLLSRFTKNEFSLDSKSTIGVEFATRSIRVDDKVVKAQIWDTAGQERYRAITSAYYRGAVGALLVYDVTRHVTFENVERWLKELRDHTDANIVIMLVGNKADLRHLRAVSTEDAKAFAEREKTYFMETSALESMNVENSFTEVLSQIHHIVSRKALEMGDDPAALPKGQTIAVGSKDDVSAVKKIGCCSL, encoded by the exons ATGGCTGCGTATCGAGGCGACGATGACTATGATTATTTGTTTAAGGTTGTTATCATTGGTGACTCAGGTGTCGGCAAGTCGAATCTTTTGTCAAGATTTACTAAAAATGAGTTTAGCTTGGATTCGAAGTCTACTATTGGCGTTGAGTTTGCTACTAGAAGTATTCGTGTCGATGATAAAGTCGTTAAGGCTCAGATTTGGGACACTGCTGGCCAAGAAAG ATATCGGGCAATTACTAGTGCATACTATCGAGGGGCAGTGGGGGCTTTGCTTGTCTACGATGTTACTCGACACGTTACTTTTGAAAATGTTGAGAGATGGTTGAAAGAATTGAGAGACCACACGGATGCAAATATCGTGATAATGCTGGTAGGCAATAAGGCTGACTTGCGTCACTTGCGTGCAGTTTCTACTGAGGATGCAAAGGCTTTTGCTGAGAGGGAGAAAACTTACTTCATGGAGACATCCGCTCTGGAGTCCATGAATGTTGAGAATTCCTTCACAGAAGTTCTCAGCCAAATACATCATATAGTCAGCCGAAAAGCCCTTGAAATGGGGGATGATCCTGCTGCATTACCCAAGGGACAGACGATCGCTGTTGGTTCTAAAGACGATGTTTCTGCAGTGAAAAAAATTGGTTGCTGCTCTCTCTAG
- the LOC108223577 gene encoding apoptosis inhibitor 5-like protein API5 produces MAEASEASNDIEKLYQYGERLNEATDKSQNVKDYLGIIEAAGGSVKAKQLAAQLIPKFFKHFPTLSVQAIDQHFNLCEDEELGVRVQAIRGLPLFCKDTPEYLSKIVDVLGQLLPAVENVERDAVQKSLMLLLRQDVKTSITVLFKHVGSAEEPGSDETIREKVLCFIRDKVFPLKEELLKPREEMERHITNLVKKSLQDVTADEFKMFINFLGSMSLFGPGAPAERLQELVEIIEAQADLDAQFDVSDGDHIDRLITCLKMALPLFKRGASSSKFLDYLNKHILPVFDKFPEEKKLDLLKNLAECSHHVSPQECRQLLPSVVQLLKKTMVRKKLEEMNFTFVECLLYTFHHLAHKAPNATNSLCGYKIVTGQPSDRLGEDFTELYKDFNERLSTIEVLTRAMLKKLTQGMTEHNKDMAAAKTDEERNVVKTQKQNATAGLRSCNNIISLTQPLHSKIPAFIGDEKINLSWKEAAKPSARSTAVTGDKRAAAAAGNGSGTYPNKKGRGPGFSQNQLVNRALDGVRGGGVGGRTGGRGRGWRGHGRGRGYRY; encoded by the exons ATGGCGGAAGCTTCCGAAGCTTCAAACGACATTGAGAAGCTCTACCAGTACGGCGAGCGTCTCAACGAAGCTACCGATAAGTCTCAG AACGTGAAGGATTACTTGGGAATAATTGAAGCAGCAGGCGGGAGTGTGAAGGCTAAACAACTCGCTGCGCAGCTTATTCCTAAATTCTTCAAGCACTTTCCTACTCTATCCGTGCAAGCTATTGATCAGCATTTTAATCTCTGCGAAGATGAGGAGCTCGGG GTTCGTGTACAAGCAATACGTGGGCTTCCACTCTTCTGCAAAGATACTCCTGAATATCTTTCTAAGATAGTTGACGTGCTAGGTCAGCTGCTTCCAGCAG tggAAAATGTGGAGCGGGATGCAGTTCAGAAGTCACTCATGCTATTATTGCGGCAGGATGTGAAGA CATCTATTACTGTTCTTTTTAAGCACGTTGGAAGTGCTGAGGAGCCTGGCAGCGATGAAACCATACGTGAGAAAGTTTTATGTTTTATCAGAGATAAG GTATTTCCTCTTAAGGAAGAGCTACTAAAGCCACGGGAGGAAATGGAGAGGCACATAACCAATTTGGTGAAAAAG AGCCTGCAAGATGTGACCGCAGATGAGTTTAAAATGTTCATAAACTTCTTGGGGAGCATGAGTTTATTTGGTCCAGGTGCACCAGCAGAGCGTTTACAAGAGCTTGTTGAAATTATTGAAGCACAGGCTGATCTAGATGCACAATTTGAT GTTTCAGATGGGGATCACATTGACAGATTAATAACCTGCCTTAAAATGGCCCTTCCTCTTTTTAAG agggGTGCATCAAGTAGCAAGTTCCTTGACTATCTAAACAAACACATATTACCTGTATTTGACAAG TTCCCCGAGGAGAAAAAACTGGACTTGCTAAAAAACCTTGCAGAATGTTCGCATCATGTATCACCACAGGAATGTCGCCAGCTTCTACCTTCTGTTGTTCAACTTCTAAAG AAAACAATGGTCAGGAAAAAGCTCGAGGAGATGAACTTTACTTTTGTGGAATGCCTATTGTACACCTTTCACCATCTAGCTCACAAG GCTCCTAATGCCACTAATAGTCTATGTGGTTACAAAATTGTGACTGGCCAACCATCCGACAGGCTTGGGGAAGATTTCACAGAGCTTTATAAGGATTTTAATGAAAG GTTAAGTACCATTGAGGTTTTAACTAGAGCTATGTTGAAGAAATTAACCCAGGGGATGACAGAGCACAACAAGGACATGGCAGCTGCTAAAACAGATGAAGAAAGAAATGTTGTT AAAACACAGAAACAGAACGCTACTGCTGGTCTCCGTAGTTGCAACAACATAATATCATTGACTCAg CCCTTGCATTCGAAAATACCTGCGTTTATTGGGGATGAGAAAATCAACTTGTCATGGAAAGAAGCTGCTAAACCTTCAGCACGATCAACCGCTGTCACGGG TGATAAACGTGCTGCTGCCGCTGCTGGTAATGGTTCTGGCACATACCCAAACAAAAAGGGTCGGGGACCTGGTTTTTCACAAAATCAACTTGTAAACAGGGCACTTGATGGGGTACGTGGTGGTGGTGTTGGAGGGAGAACTGGTGGAAGGGGTAGGGGATGGCGAGGCCATGGAAGAGGGAGAGGTTACCGTTACTAG
- the LOC108223503 gene encoding sodium/calcium exchanger NCL has product MADKQSLTLAFSLILLLSLSSARLLPNTTAVDLISDGSTQSQPLLRLYATSEAKECEETYGFLPCTTTVLGNLFLILGYGYLMFLAATYLSAGSELLLEILGPGIVGGLFLPVLGALPDAMLILVSGISGTVETAQVQVSVGMGLLAGSTVMLLTVIWGTCVVVGKCDIEDSVAIDGKDTRGLSLTGSGVTADIWTSYAAMIMAVSILPFLVVQLPQVLHSTSGRHLAVLIALVISVSLLISYCLYQVFQPWIQRRRIDYAKHKHVISGVLKHLKMRALGRLLNERGEPNREVIEKLFMAIDTDHDNFLSASELRALILGIRFDEINLNEDDASAKLLKDFDSTLDEKIDLDEFICGIKNWLDEAMGLRDSSPQDTAGGETIKHLTRYHEQTKREHFLLGDQSDEVVEGVENPQWTTIKAVLLLLLGAVIAAAFADPLVDAVDNFSSATSIPSFFISFIALPFATNSSEAVSAIIFASRKKLRSASLTFSELYGAVTMNNILCLSVFLALVYVRGLVWDFSSEVLVILIVCIVMGALGSVRTTFPLWTSSIAFLLYPFSLALVYVLDYMFGWS; this is encoded by the exons ATGGCTGACAAACAATCACTTACACTCGCTTTCTCTCTCATcctcctcctctctctctcctccgCCCGTCTCCTCCCCAACACCACCGCCGTCGATCTCATCTCCGACGGCTCCACCCAATCTCAGCCGTTGCTCAGGCTCTACGCCACCTCAGAGGCGAAAGAGTGCGAGGAAACCTACGGCTTCTTGCCCTGCACGACCACAGTGTTGGGGAACTTGTTTCTGATACTAGGCTATGGATATCTCATGTTTCTTGCAGCTACTTATCTTTCGGCGGGGAGTGAGTTGCTGTTGGAGATTCTTGGGCCGGGGATTGTTGGGGGGCTGTTTTTGCCTGTTCTTGGCGCTCTTCCTGATGCCATGCTCATTCTTG TCTCTGGGATATCTGGGACTGTAGAAACTGCTCAAGTTCAGGTTTCGGTGGGAATGGGGTTGCTAGCTGGATCCACGGTGATGCTTCTTACAGTAATATGGGGAACCTGTGTTGTTGTTGGCAAGTGTGACATAGAAGACTCTGTTGCCATTGATGGGAAGGATACTAGAGGACTTAGCTTAACAG GTTCTGGTGTTACTGCTGATATCTGGACAAGCTATGCTGCAATGATAATGGCTGTATCTATACTACCCTTTTTAGTCGTACAACTTCCTCAAGTGTTGCATTCAACTTCTGGTAGACATTTGGCAGTGTTGATTGCACTTGTTATCTCGGTGTCGCTACTGATCTCGTATTGCCTATATCAG GTTTTTCAGCCTTGGATCCAGCGAAGAAGGATCGACTACGCAAAACATAAACATGTAATATCTGGAGTTCTGAAACATCTAAAAATGCGTGCACTGGGAAGGCTACTAAATGAACGAGGAGAACCCAATAGAGAAGTAATAGAAAA ACTTTTCATGGCAATAGATACGGATCATGATAATTTTCTTTCAGCTTCTGAATTGAGAGCTCTGATTCTTGGTATCCGCTTTGATGAGATAAATTTGAATGAAGATGACGCGTCAGCAAAATTATTGAAAGATTTTGACTCAACTTTAGATGAAAAGATTGACCTGGACGAATTCATCTGTGGAATTAAAAATTGGCTTGATGAGGCAATGGGCTTAAGGGATTCTTCTCCTCAGGACACTGCTGGTGGTGAAACAATTAAGCACCTTACTCGCTATCATGAG CAAACGAAAAGAGAGCATTTTCTTCTAGGGGATCAAAGTGATGAGGTTGTTGAGGGTGTAGAAAACCCCCAGTGGACGACCATAAAAGCTGTACTACTGTTGTTACTGGGAGCTGTTATCGCAGCTGCATTTGCTGATCCTCTAGTAGATGCTGTTGATAATTTCTCTAGTGCTACAAGCATCCCTTCTTTCTTCATATCATTTATAGCTCTTCCTTTTGCAACCAACTCCAGTGAGGCAGTGTCAGCTATAATCTTTGCTAGCCGAAAGAAGTTGCGTTCTGCATCTTTGACATTTTCAGAG TTGTATGGAGCCGTAACTATGAATAATATACTCTGTCTGTCGGTTTTCTTGGCCCTTGTTTATGTTAGAGGGCTGGTATGGGACTTCTCCTCAGAAGTGCTGGTAATTCTTATTGTCTGCATTGTGATGGGCGCACTTGGTAGCGTCCGCACCACCTTCCCTCTATGGACAAGTTCGATTGCCTTCCTGCTTTACCCATTCTCTCTGGCACTTGTTTATGTTCTTGACTATATGTTCGGTTGGTCATAA
- the LOC108223504 gene encoding uncharacterized protein LOC108223504, with the protein MRLPREETKDIYVVQYESDDKGLWSKKNCKGKNYAYPKSLHIWLLSRMAQQEQNQKYSNSSSGGCTGGIVARSSKKLKQKKVPQRGLGVAQLEKIRLEEQQKRDAVFQVPSAIVSPSNSSSCLASQSSSFRPDVSSYLTSTSPIDHPSANKINRLPPIIPNRNEIVRSNSVSNNGGSECDMAWQDITGAGRGSWSKLWNDEYNLEGDISYKLDHQGSSASRSSVNLLSETKSLMWPLPGVMPRSHSFQEACPSSMVNVSIGTSSSSVMNFQTEPPSNQRYRGNKSMPLWPAEERMAGLKRSYPFSVDDAPVPSFSCKFPPTYASHIPRTDESASFSNDGTFDFVPANPLLIEGPSGSGGMSEHNKKNLVKENGGFNKHFLTLAPPIPKETAPYLDTCIPELPDFDALPYQGAPDDLVRLPGLIRSVEQPFFSFLPSAQNGRSTVTISNSNDAVENVDLSLKL; encoded by the exons ATGAGACTCCCAAGAGAAGAGACAAAAGATATATATGTAGTGCAATATGAATCAGATGACAAGGGGTTGTGGTCCAAGAAGAATTGCAAAGGCAAGAATTATGCATACCCTAAAAG TTTACATATATGGCTGTTATCAAGAATGGCTCAACAAGAACAAAACCAGAAGTACAGTAACAGTAGTAGTGGTGGCTGTACTGGTGGTATTGTTGCTCGATCTTCGAAAAAACTGAAGCAAAAGAAAGTACCTCAGAGAGGACTTGGTGTCGCGCAGCTTGAGAAGATCAGATTGGAAGAGCAGCAGAAAAGAGATGCGGTTTTTCAAGTGCCAAGTGCAATTGTGTCCCCGAGTAACTCCTCTTCTTGCTTGGCTTCTCAGAGTTCGAGTTTTAGGCCTGATGTTTCTTCGTATTTAACATCCACCTCTCCAATTGATCACCCTTCTGCTAACAAAATAAACAGACTGCCACCCATAATCCCGAATAGGAATGAGATTGTTCGGTCCAATTCTGTGTCAAACAATGGTGGTAGTGAATGTGACATGGCGTGGCAAGACATTACAGGCGCAGGGCGTGGTAGCTGGTCTAAGTTATGGAATGATGAATATAATCTTGAAGGCGATATCAGTTACAAGCTGGATCATCAGGGATCCAGTGCATCGCGTTCAAGTGTAAATTTGCTTTCTGAAACCAAAAGCCTGATGTGGCCTTTGCCCGGTGTTATGCCAAGATCACACTCATTTCAGGAAGCTTGTCCTTCCTCCATG GTGAATGTTTCGATAGGGACTTCATCATCGTCTGTTATGAATTTCCAGACAGAGCCCCCTTCAAACCAAAGATATCGTGGCAACAAATCTATGCCTTTGTGGCCAGCAGAAGAAAGA ATGGCTGGACTAAAGAGATCGTATCCCTTCTCAGTAGACGATGCACCAGTCCCCTCTTTCAGCTGCAAATTTCCTCCCACATATGCATCCCATATCCCGCGAACAGATGAATCAGCATCATTCAGCAATGACGGTACATTTGATTTTGTACCAGCCAATCCACTCCTGAT AGAAGGGCCTTCGGGTTCAGGTGGAATGTCTGAGCACAACAAGAAGAATCTTGTCAAAGAAAACGGAGGCTTTAATAAACACTTCCTCACGCTGGCGCCTCCAATACCAAAGGAAACTGCACCCTATCTAGACACTTGCATTCCCGAGCTTCCTGACTTCGATGCCTTACCTTATCAG GGAGCACCAGATGATCTAGTTCGCTTGCCAGGACTAATCCGATCAGTCGAGCAGCCATTCTTCAGCTTCTTGCCATCAGCGCAAAATGGTCGATCAACAGTCACTATAAGCAACAGCAATGATGCCGTAGAAAATGTTGATCTGAGTTTGAAGTTATAA